The proteins below come from a single Triticum aestivum cultivar Chinese Spring chromosome 5D, IWGSC CS RefSeq v2.1, whole genome shotgun sequence genomic window:
- the LOC123122193 gene encoding 3beta-hydroxysteroid-dehydrogenase/decarboxylase, with amino-acid sequence MATAEPGPASPSPLAPLRPACAVTFGRSTLLGRHLAAALAASRRWSAVAVLDPSPSAASPAAPLAHVTVDLSDPAAALGPALAGVAAVFHVDPTSAADAAADGSFLSLHRVAAEGTRRLLAACRASGVRRVVYTGSADAVAAAALDVVDADEDSVPYPDKFGSAVSELRAQVEMMVLSADGNDGMRTCVLRPSNLFGPGDSSLVRFVAGYARSPLGKFVIGSGGSKSDFTYVENVVHANICAEQALCSNAASVAGKPFFVTNGEPIETWEFVSCMMEAMGCQRPRVNLPAKMLLFAAQFSNMIHHILGLQMSSTPPLYPDAVYFLSHTRTFNISKARRQLGYAPTVSLEDGIMRTAASVSELQDNLGISRKQGACGSSKADKLLGSGVAADILLWRDEKKTFSYITLLFLLFYWFFLSDRTFVSSSAKILLVISLALYIHGVLPSKVYGFTVEKVTPDCFEVSDSTLRNPIMCMASLWNGGIHKLRVLAEGDDWGTFLKAVASLFCVKVMLHFQFRTLIGLALASLFIVFIVYEQCEEGIDALVAMASAKIKCLVDRVVRDLPAVRNVLVSSKASYILQVMLAMTL; translated from the exons atgGCGACCGCGGAGCCTGGCCCGGCGAGCCCGTCGCCGCTGGCCCCGCTCAGGCCGGCCTGCGCCGTCACCTTCGGCCGCTCCACGCTCCtcggccgccacctcgccgccgcgctcgccgcctcccgccgctggtccGCCGTCGCCGTGCTCGACCCCTCCccgtccgccgcctcgccggccgcgCCCCTCGCCCACGTCACCGTCGACCTCTCCGACCCCGCGGCGGCGCTCggccccgccctcgccggcgtcgcgGCCGTCTTCCACGTGGACCCCAcctccgccgccgacgccgccgccgacgggtCCTTCCTCTCGCTCCACCGCGTCGCGGCCGAGGGCACCAGGCGCCTCCTCGCCGCCTGCCGCGCCAGCGGCGTGCGCAGGGTCGTGTACACCGGCtccgccgacgccgtcgccgccgccgcgctcgatGTGGTCGACGCCGACGAGGACTCGGTGCCGTACCCCGACAAG TTCGGGAGCGCGGTCAGCGAGCTCAGGGCGCAGGTCGAGATGATGGTTCTGAGCGCGGATGGGAACGACGGGATGCGGACGTGCGTGCTGCGGCCGAGCAATCTGTTCGGGCCAGGCGATTCCAGTCTGGTGAGGTTCGTTGCTGGATATGCAAGGTCTCCCTTGGGCAAG TTTGTAATAGGTAGTGGAGGTAGCAAGTCTGACTTTACGTATGTGGAAAATGTGGTACATGCCAACATTTGCGCTGAACAAGCTTTATGTTCCAATGCTGCTTCTGTTGCTGGAAAG CCTTTTTTTGTTACTAATGGTGAACCTATCGAAACATGGGAGTTTGTGTCCTGCATGATGGAAGCCATGGGTTGCCAAAG GCCCAGAGTTAATCTTCCTGCCAAGATGTTATTGTTTGCTGCCCAGTTCTCCAATATGATTCATCACATATTGGGTTTGCAAATGTCATCGACTCCACCTCTCTATCCTGATGCAGTATACTTCTTGTCGCACACAAGAACTTTTAACATTTCCAAAGCTAGAAGGCAACTTGGGTATGCCCCAACTGTATCATTGGAG GATGGAATCATGAGAACTGCTGCGTCAGTTTCGGAACTACAAGATAATTTGGGTATATCTAGGAAACAAGGTGCTTGTGGATCATCGAAAGCCGATAAGCTGCTTGGGAGTGGAGTAG CTGCTGATATTCTCCTTTGGAGGGATGAAAAGAAAACCTTCTCATATATCACACTACTGTTTCTGCTGTTCTACTGGTTCTTTCTTTCAGACAGAACTTTTGTCTCCTCGTCTGCCAAAATTCTTCTAGTGATCTCCCTGGCTCTTTACATCCATGGTGTCCTACCTTCAAAAGT GTATGGTTTTACAGTAGAGAAGGTGACTCCTGATTGTTTTGAAGTATCAGACTCAACATTGAGGAATCCAATCATGTGCATGGCTTCTCTATGGAATGGAGGTATTCATAAACTGAGGGTTCTAGCAGAAGGTGATGACTGGGGTACCTTCTTAAAG GCTGTTGCTTCCTTGTTCTGTGTCAAAGTGATGTTGCACTTCCAGTTTAGAACGCTGATTGGTCTTG CGCTGGCATCCTTGTTCATTGTCTTCATTGTCTACGAACAATGTGAGGAGGGGATTGACGCTTTAGTAGCTATGGCATCTGCCAAAATCAAATGCCTAGTGGACAGAGTTGTAAGAGATTTGCCGGCGGTTCGAAATGTGCTGGTCTCTTCGAAGGCATCGTATATTTTACAGGTAATGTTGGCCATGACTCTTTGA